A window from Streptomyces sp. NBC_00271 encodes these proteins:
- a CDS encoding ABC transporter substrate-binding protein, with translation MTPSHRTGGLSRRHFALVLPSALLVSGASGCAAPHQGTGRPGDPIVLTLLSHYASGTLKEALQRPVDEWNATHDRVKVRTKAVEFTDLLTTFMVRQAAGQGADILHPYCLWNGQLVQAGVLRPAPSEHTEEIRRGYGGAAVGASSVGGKIYGYPTEVQTYALYYNKRLLREAGIARPPRTWRELEDAAYRTARRDGYGNTLVQGFGLSTYDDSTTVGQTLALLNAAGGTFVSADGRSTAIDSPAGRAVFDLEHRLVVKGASAPGVNVYKAFQSGQVAMVVSAGWWTGSLKTEMGKDYRDVGVAPLPVPEADDRRATLSTGFMLGVNTASEHPREAWEFLRWLNTEKVSVKSAKKGATATRMSSLQVSVGSLTGRAEDMRTLLSEGSDPNLRPFLDALAYAVPEPNVVGAQQAKSLLRKNIEALWTGQQSVDESLRTIRRQVDEEVSRSW, from the coding sequence ATGACGCCGTCACACCGCACCGGCGGCCTGAGCCGCCGTCACTTCGCGCTTGTGCTCCCCTCGGCGCTGCTCGTCTCCGGAGCTTCTGGATGCGCCGCGCCGCACCAGGGCACCGGGCGGCCCGGGGATCCGATCGTCCTCACCCTGCTCTCCCACTACGCGAGCGGTACGCTCAAGGAGGCCCTGCAGCGCCCGGTCGACGAGTGGAACGCCACTCATGACCGGGTCAAGGTGCGGACGAAGGCCGTCGAGTTCACGGACCTCCTGACCACGTTCATGGTCCGGCAGGCCGCGGGCCAGGGCGCCGACATCCTCCATCCGTACTGTCTGTGGAACGGCCAGCTCGTCCAGGCCGGCGTCCTGCGGCCCGCTCCGTCCGAGCACACCGAGGAGATCAGGCGCGGCTACGGCGGGGCCGCGGTCGGCGCCTCGTCGGTGGGGGGCAAGATCTACGGCTACCCCACCGAGGTGCAGACGTACGCCCTCTACTACAACAAACGGCTGCTGCGCGAGGCCGGTATCGCGCGCCCTCCGCGCACCTGGCGTGAGTTGGAGGACGCGGCCTACCGCACCGCCAGGCGGGACGGGTACGGCAACACGCTGGTCCAGGGGTTCGGGCTGTCGACCTACGACGACTCCACCACCGTCGGCCAGACGCTCGCCCTGCTCAACGCCGCCGGCGGAACGTTCGTCTCCGCGGACGGCAGGAGCACCGCCATCGACTCGCCGGCCGGCCGGGCCGTGTTCGATCTGGAGCACCGCCTCGTCGTCAAAGGTGCGAGCGCCCCCGGCGTCAACGTCTACAAGGCGTTCCAGTCCGGACAGGTGGCCATGGTGGTCAGCGCCGGCTGGTGGACCGGAAGCCTGAAGACCGAGATGGGCAAGGACTACCGCGATGTCGGCGTCGCGCCGCTGCCCGTCCCTGAGGCGGACGACAGACGCGCCACGCTCTCCACCGGCTTCATGCTGGGGGTCAACACGGCCAGTGAACACCCGCGCGAGGCCTGGGAGTTCCTGCGCTGGCTCAACACCGAGAAGGTGAGCGTCAAGAGCGCCAAGAAGGGTGCGACAGCGACCCGGATGAGCTCCCTGCAGGTGTCGGTCGGCTCCCTGACCGGCCGCGCCGAGGACATGCGGACACTCCTGAGCGAAGGCAGCGATCCGAACCTGCGCCCGTTCCTGGACGCGCTGGCGTACGCGGTGCCGGAGCCGAACGTAGTGGGCGCGCAGCAGGCCAAGTCGCTGCTGCGCAAGAACATCGAGGCGTTGTGGACCGGTCAGCAGTCGGTCGACGAGTCACTGCGCACCATCCGCCGTCAGGTCG
- a CDS encoding GNAT family N-acetyltransferase — MMTTPSTTDRTTTSRVEIRGFGAGDGPGLVEAWRRSAPADSITPDRFRSLVLLDANFDPEGLRVAVDGDRVVGAAYAVRRLTPMTGTNLEPEQGWIPFFFVDPATRGRGLGRRLLTDALDWLESHGRTRVDFSSYTPDYVLPGLDAEAYPEAAGLLESLGFRTLYEAAAMDRGLVGYRIPEDVACRLDELTAQGYRFATPCDDDLVDLFALAGNHFGPDWACTIRQCLAAGTPLDRIVVARDPSGRLVGWAMHGTFDSVDERFGPFGVLEEMRGTGIGKVLLHLVLERMRARRAHSAWFLWTGEQSPAGHLYRKSGFTTTRVFRVMRREAAR, encoded by the coding sequence ATGATGACAACCCCGTCGACGACCGATCGCACGACGACATCCCGGGTCGAGATTCGTGGCTTCGGCGCGGGCGACGGCCCGGGGTTGGTGGAGGCGTGGCGCCGGAGTGCGCCGGCCGACTCCATCACCCCGGACCGCTTCCGCTCCCTGGTGCTGCTCGACGCCAACTTCGATCCGGAGGGACTTCGGGTCGCCGTCGACGGCGACCGTGTCGTCGGCGCGGCCTACGCGGTGCGCCGGCTGACGCCGATGACCGGCACCAACCTGGAGCCGGAGCAGGGCTGGATCCCGTTCTTCTTCGTCGACCCGGCCACCCGGGGGCGCGGCCTTGGCCGTCGACTGCTGACCGACGCCCTCGACTGGCTGGAGAGCCACGGCCGCACACGGGTGGACTTCTCCTCGTACACCCCGGACTACGTCCTCCCCGGCCTGGACGCCGAGGCGTACCCGGAAGCGGCCGGGCTGCTTGAGTCCCTGGGCTTTCGCACGCTGTACGAGGCGGCGGCGATGGACCGCGGCCTGGTCGGCTATCGCATCCCGGAGGATGTCGCGTGCCGCCTGGACGAACTGACGGCGCAGGGCTACCGGTTCGCCACGCCGTGCGACGACGACCTGGTGGACCTGTTCGCACTCGCCGGGAACCACTTCGGCCCGGACTGGGCGTGCACGATCCGGCAGTGTCTGGCCGCGGGCACACCGCTCGACCGGATCGTCGTCGCCCGGGACCCTTCGGGCCGCCTGGTCGGCTGGGCGATGCACGGCACGTTCGATTCGGTGGACGAGCGGTTCGGGCCGTTCGGCGTGCTGGAGGAGATGCGCGGCACCGGAATCGGCAAGGTCCTGCTCCACCTGGTCCTGGAGCGGATGCGGGCGCGCCGCGCGCACTCCGCGTGGTTCCTGTGGACCGGCGAGCAGTCCCCGGCGGGCCACCTGTACCGCAAGAGCGGTTTCACCACGACCCGGGTGTTTCGCGTGATGCGCCGGGAGGCCGCCCGATGA